CCTGTCGATCCAAAACCACCAGCACCACGTGCGCTATCGGAAAGATCTGTGACTTCTGCCCAGGTAATCCGATCATGTTTTGTCACAACCATTTGCGCAATCCGCATACCGCGTGTGATGGTAAAAGACTCGCCACCGAAATTCGCCAGAATAATTTTAATTTCGCCTCTGTAATCACTATCGATTGTCCCTGGTGAATTCAAAACCAACAATCCATTTTTAATAGCAAGACCTGAACGAGGACGAACCTGCGCTTCATGACCTATAGGTAAGGCAATCGCATATCCTGTCGGAACGAGCGTTCTTTCACCATTCTTAAGAACAATATCTTCTTCATTCGCTGCATGTAAATCAAGGCCTGCCGCTTGATCACTGCCATAAGTCGGCAATGGCAAATCTTGTGCATTTTCTAATCTTTTAATCTCAACGGTGATTGTTTGGTTCGACATAGCTATCTCCTTATCCATAAGTTTATGTTACCACATTAAACTTAACTTATGTTGAAAAATAAAGAGCTAAAAAGTAGCCGCTGGCGAGTGAGAAAGCGCTAAGGCCTGCGTACTTTAGAAAAGGGCGTGATTTTTTTTGATGAATTAACATTTGATTCTCATCCTCAAATCGTTGAAGCGTCGTTGTCACCTTATCTGCGAGTTGCGGCAAAACGGTGATGAAATCTCCAATTTCTTGAAGATGACGTTTGGCACGGTTTTTCAATTTCGAATGTTGCATCAATGACTTTTTAATCTCACCCGATGCATCTGCCCAAATATTTGCCTTTGGATCTAACTTCCGGCTAGTCGCTTCAAGGATCAGTAAGGTTTTTTGCAGCAAGAGAAGTTCTGGTTGCACTTCCATTTGGAATTCTTTCGTAATCTGAAAAAGCTGAGCTAATAATTTTGCAATCGAAATCTCTTTTAAAGACCGCTGATGAACCGTCTCGCCAATTGACCGAATGGCTTGCATAAAAAGATCTTCTGAATAGAGAGGTGAAACAATCTGACTTTTAAAATGAGCTTTGGCCACTTTGGCATAATCTCTTGTCAAAAAACCAATCAAAACATCGGCTAAAAAAGCAAGGGTCTTTGAGTCAATTCGCCCCATAATCCCAAAATCAATCAGATAAATTTCCCCTTTTGATCCAATCAATATGTTCCCTGGATGCAGATCTGCATGGAAAAAGCCAAATTCAAAAATCTGCCTAAAGAAGCCAACTGAAAGTCTCTTTAAAACATCAGCT
This genomic interval from Alphaproteobacteria bacterium contains the following:
- the dut gene encoding dUTP diphosphatase; its protein translation is MSNQTITVEIKRLENAQDLPLPTYGSDQAAGLDLHAANEEDIVLKNGERTLVPTGYAIALPIGHEAQVRPRSGLAIKNGLLVLNSPGTIDSDYRGEIKIILANFGGESFTITRGMRIAQMVVTKHDRITWAEVTDLSDSARGAGGFGSTGIRATG
- a CDS encoding 2-polyprenylphenol 6-hydroxylase encodes the protein MAFFRFIYKSLILLRALIRHRYLFSENQSQKTKELCGLLYDLGPFYVKLGQILSTRPDLIGEDLAHILSDLQDRLPAFSGEVARAIIERELKQPLADIFPVFQKEAIAAASVAQVHLAEDAAGHKFAIKVLRPEIEKRFAEDVRFLRILSKIGLFIKPAFKRFKPLETLDLVQDMIRVETNLLMEASALSEFGENFKDGSLYKIPAVHWDLTSQRVLTIDYVEGISIDEVDELRARGIDTADVLKRLSVGFFRQIFEFGFFHADLHPGNILIGSKGEIYLIDFGIMGRIDSKTLAFLADVLIGFLTRDYAKVAKAHFKSQIVSPLYSEDLFMQAIRSIGETVHQRSLKEISIAKLLAQLFQITKEFQMEVQPELLLLQKTLLILEATSRKLDPKANIWADASGEIKKSLMQHSKLKNRAKRHLQEIGDFITVLPQLADKVTTTLQRFEDENQMLIHQKKSRPFLKYAGLSAFSLASGYFLALYFST